One window of the Thermococcus sp. P6 genome contains the following:
- a CDS encoding ABC transporter ATP-binding protein produces the protein MGGSLKQLTRLMGYLREHSLYFSAGIVMVILMSYTNGVIPVLIREAVDRGITTGNYMLGIRYGLLVLFAAVLNGAFSFAGRYLLVKSAQHAVYNLRMDAFRAIGRQKMEFFDRTFSGQLISRITNDTERITRFLSFRLRMFVYSIFLILVSLYYMIRMNILLSLVALLTIAVAVSINATYAMKIRPIYDKIRHQTGVVASLATGTISGVKTVKALSVEENIQKKFSTENEELYSMNVEATKITALYGNASFLILGLAMSAMLYYGGRAIIGKTLTVGELVAFLTYMLTLMWPLRALGFTIGDIQRSLAAASRLFEVIDSAPEVDAPDAVEIENPRGEVEFRDVHFTYHTGRTVLRGVSFRISPGERVLVTGPPGSGKSTLIKLIARFYEPEGGEVLIDGIDVRKIKTKSLRKIVAYVPQEPFIFNRSLRENIALAKPDATMEEVIRAAKMAKIHDFIASLPSGYDTVVGEKGITLSGGQRQRIALARALLLNPKIILLDDPFSNLDAETEKEILNDLQEILRDRTAILVSQRLSPVKISDRVIVMENGSIVEDGRPEELIRKGGVFAKMLEAGGAHGE, from the coding sequence ATGGGTGGATCGTTGAAACAACTAACGAGGTTGATGGGTTACCTCAGGGAGCATAGCCTGTACTTCTCGGCCGGAATAGTCATGGTTATCCTGATGTCCTACACCAACGGCGTAATCCCCGTCCTGATAAGGGAAGCCGTCGATAGGGGCATAACCACAGGAAACTACATGCTTGGGATACGTTACGGTTTACTTGTGCTTTTTGCTGCAGTTCTGAACGGCGCCTTCAGTTTTGCCGGAAGATACCTCCTCGTGAAATCCGCCCAGCACGCCGTTTACAACCTCAGGATGGACGCCTTCAGGGCCATCGGGAGGCAGAAGATGGAGTTCTTTGACAGGACCTTCTCGGGCCAGCTGATAAGCAGGATAACCAACGACACGGAAAGGATAACCCGTTTCCTCTCTTTCAGGCTGAGGATGTTCGTCTATTCCATCTTTTTGATACTGGTGTCGCTGTATTACATGATCAGAATGAACATCCTCCTTTCCCTCGTGGCCCTGCTCACGATAGCCGTGGCGGTTTCGATAAACGCGACCTACGCGATGAAGATCAGACCCATCTACGATAAAATAAGGCACCAGACCGGTGTTGTGGCGTCACTTGCGACGGGAACCATCTCCGGGGTAAAAACGGTGAAGGCCCTCTCCGTGGAGGAAAATATCCAGAAAAAGTTCTCCACGGAGAACGAGGAGCTCTACTCCATGAACGTTGAGGCGACGAAGATAACGGCCCTCTACGGAAACGCCTCGTTTCTCATCCTCGGGCTGGCGATGAGCGCTATGCTCTACTACGGCGGAAGGGCCATCATAGGGAAGACCCTCACCGTGGGCGAGCTCGTGGCCTTCTTAACCTACATGCTGACCCTTATGTGGCCCCTGAGAGCATTGGGTTTCACGATAGGCGACATCCAGAGAAGTTTGGCCGCTGCTTCGAGGCTCTTCGAGGTCATAGACTCCGCTCCTGAAGTCGATGCCCCGGATGCCGTTGAGATTGAGAACCCGAGGGGCGAGGTGGAGTTCAGGGATGTTCACTTCACCTACCACACGGGAAGAACCGTGCTCAGGGGTGTGAGCTTCAGGATCTCCCCCGGTGAGAGGGTCCTCGTAACAGGTCCCCCAGGATCCGGAAAGAGTACGTTGATTAAGCTGATCGCAAGGTTCTACGAGCCTGAGGGTGGAGAGGTTCTCATAGACGGAATCGATGTGAGGAAGATAAAAACGAAGAGCCTGAGGAAGATCGTGGCGTACGTTCCCCAGGAGCCCTTCATCTTCAACAGGAGTTTGAGGGAGAACATAGCACTCGCAAAGCCCGATGCCACGATGGAAGAGGTGATAAGGGCCGCGAAGATGGCGAAAATACACGACTTCATAGCCTCCCTTCCCAGCGGATACGACACGGTCGTGGGTGAGAAGGGAATAACGCTCTCGGGCGGCCAGAGGCAGAGGATAGCCCTTGCCAGAGCCCTCCTCCTGAACCCGAAGATAATACTCCTCGACGACCCGTTTTCGAACCTCGATGCCGAAACCGAGAAGGAGATCCTTAACGACCTTCAGGAAATCCTCCGGGACAGGACAGCCATACTGGTCTCCCAGAGGCTTTCTCCTGTAAAGATCTCAGACAGGGTAATCGTTATGGAGAACGGCTCGATAGTCGAGGACGGACGGCCGGAAGAGCTCATCAGGAAGGGTGGAGTTTTCGCAAAGATGCTTGAAGCGGGTGGAGCCCATGGAGAATAA
- a CDS encoding ABC transporter ATP-binding protein, which produces MENKSSLSLLRRFIGEALSERKTLVIVVVSIVGSALATLVSPYILSIVIDRYIVPGRYEKLGLVVFLYLLSLVAQWFFATLQTFYTEVFGQRVLRNLRDRLHEKILASNLDFFKEQSAGDLVSRIINDTSVVNDVLVSGLLGGLGSILSLVGIIIAMFLLDVKLTLVTLGSVPLMVFVALYFGTRMRRAYRETRQKIAKISSVVEESVAGIETIKAFGTEEKAEREFSRVSTETIKAYLKVAVYMGFFWPLMNITSLLSVILVIGYGGYLAHAGEVSIGVVVAFIQYAQRFRGPINNVVSMYDSLQSALAALERIYEVLDDENVEDYGGMDVDRLKGELEFRDVWFAYEEGRPVLKGINLHIPPGSKVAIVGRTGAGKTTIANLIMRFYDPTEGSLLYDGIDGRRISRKSLRRRIGYVPQETYLFPGTIMENILMANPEATEEDVVRVCRNLGVHDFITRLPEGYETSAGEAGKLLSVGERQLISLARALLKDPDIVILDEALSSVDPKTERLVQDAMIRLMEGRTSIIIAHRLSITRFVDEIVVVENGEIVEKGALEELLERGGYFHRLYTSQMQEG; this is translated from the coding sequence ATGGAGAATAAATCTTCCCTTTCACTCCTCAGGAGGTTCATCGGAGAGGCGCTTTCCGAAAGGAAGACCCTCGTGATAGTCGTGGTAAGCATAGTCGGTTCCGCCCTCGCCACCCTCGTTTCCCCCTACATCCTCAGCATCGTCATAGACCGCTACATAGTTCCGGGAAGGTACGAGAAACTCGGCTTAGTGGTCTTCCTCTACCTCCTATCCCTCGTCGCCCAGTGGTTCTTCGCAACGCTCCAAACGTTTTACACCGAGGTTTTTGGACAGAGGGTCTTGAGGAACCTTCGCGACAGGCTCCACGAAAAGATACTTGCTTCAAACCTCGATTTCTTCAAGGAGCAATCGGCGGGCGATCTGGTATCAAGAATAATCAACGACACGAGCGTGGTCAACGACGTTCTGGTCTCGGGGCTTTTGGGAGGTCTGGGAAGCATCCTGAGCCTTGTCGGTATAATCATCGCCATGTTCCTTCTGGACGTTAAACTAACCCTTGTAACCCTCGGCAGCGTTCCGCTGATGGTCTTTGTGGCCCTTTACTTCGGCACAAGGATGAGGAGGGCCTACAGGGAGACGAGGCAGAAGATAGCGAAGATCTCGAGCGTGGTCGAGGAGAGCGTCGCCGGGATCGAGACCATAAAGGCTTTTGGAACCGAAGAAAAAGCCGAGAGGGAATTCTCCAGAGTCTCAACGGAGACCATCAAAGCCTATCTAAAAGTGGCGGTTTACATGGGCTTCTTCTGGCCTCTCATGAACATAACCAGCCTGCTGTCGGTGATACTGGTAATAGGCTACGGTGGTTATCTGGCCCACGCCGGGGAGGTGAGCATTGGGGTTGTGGTTGCGTTTATTCAATACGCCCAGAGGTTCAGGGGGCCCATAAACAACGTGGTGAGCATGTACGACAGCCTGCAATCGGCCCTCGCCGCGCTGGAGAGGATATATGAGGTACTCGACGATGAGAACGTGGAAGACTACGGCGGGATGGACGTTGATCGCTTAAAGGGCGAACTCGAGTTCCGCGACGTCTGGTTCGCCTACGAGGAGGGAAGACCCGTTCTCAAAGGCATAAACCTCCACATACCTCCCGGATCGAAGGTGGCGATAGTGGGGAGAACCGGGGCTGGAAAAACGACCATCGCGAACCTGATAATGCGCTTCTACGATCCCACCGAAGGGAGCCTCCTCTACGATGGTATAGACGGAAGGAGGATAAGCAGGAAGAGCCTCAGGAGGAGGATCGGCTACGTACCGCAGGAAACCTACCTCTTCCCGGGAACCATAATGGAAAACATACTGATGGCGAACCCCGAGGCCACGGAGGAGGATGTTGTAAGGGTTTGCAGGAACCTTGGAGTTCACGATTTCATAACCCGGCTTCCAGAGGGCTACGAAACTTCGGCCGGGGAGGCTGGAAAGCTCCTTTCCGTTGGAGAGAGACAGCTCATATCCCTCGCAAGGGCCCTTCTCAAGGATCCGGATATCGTCATACTCGACGAGGCCCTCTCGAGTGTCGATCCAAAGACCGAAAGGCTCGTGCAGGACGCCATGATAAGGCTTATGGAAGGGAGAACGAGCATAATAATAGCCCACAGGCTTTCTATAACCCGCTTCGTGGATGAGATTGTAGTCGTTGAAAACGGAGAGATAGTGGAAAAAGGAGCCCTCGAAGAGCTTCTCGAGAGGGGAGGATACTTCCACAGGCTCTATACCTCTCAAATGCAGGAGGGTTAG
- a CDS encoding ABC transporter permease — MSDFWVMAKKELRNLFRDRKLVFGLVVLPLILLPAMGKAISVGMEHAQGETRVAIVSFDDGPYGRALIKSLEVAPNVTVSVVNATSLDEAVTKALLMKQNVLVVVPPDFSARLTSNETATVELYGIFTSVGTGIKESVSEGRINAVLEILSEEIARIKVEKLGAGNPDAVLHPIRVESRSVINGRVVDVSPAMVSSVVAAQAFTIPLIVFIMIMVTSQMAAGAIASEKENKTLETLLTLPVARTKIVAAKIFGTAVMGLVAAIAYMVGMRYYLGSFGLGSTGVTLEDLGLSITPLGALMFSLVVFLTIIIALSLAMIVATFAEDVQTATSLVSAVVLPLAFPAFLLMYTDINDLPVAFRYLLLAIPFTHPVVDYRHVLLSDYGSMGASILYLGLIAVAILYATARLFSTERVLTANVRWGRRSP, encoded by the coding sequence TTGAGTGACTTCTGGGTTATGGCAAAGAAGGAGCTCCGGAACCTGTTCAGGGACAGGAAGCTCGTTTTTGGACTCGTGGTCCTGCCGCTCATCCTCCTTCCGGCGATGGGCAAGGCGATTAGCGTTGGCATGGAACACGCTCAGGGCGAGACCCGCGTTGCGATAGTCAGCTTCGACGACGGTCCGTACGGAAGGGCGTTGATAAAGTCCCTTGAAGTGGCTCCAAACGTAACGGTAAGTGTGGTCAACGCCACGAGCCTCGATGAGGCCGTAACAAAGGCCCTTCTGATGAAGCAGAACGTCCTCGTTGTCGTTCCCCCGGACTTCTCGGCCAGACTGACGTCCAACGAGACGGCCACGGTTGAGTTATACGGCATCTTCACCAGCGTGGGCACGGGGATAAAGGAGAGCGTCAGCGAGGGCAGGATAAACGCCGTTCTCGAGATACTCAGCGAGGAGATAGCGAGGATAAAGGTGGAGAAGCTCGGGGCGGGCAACCCGGATGCGGTGCTCCATCCGATACGGGTCGAGAGCAGGTCCGTGATCAACGGCAGGGTGGTTGACGTTTCCCCGGCGATGGTTTCGAGCGTTGTGGCCGCCCAGGCCTTCACGATACCCCTCATAGTCTTCATAATGATCATGGTAACGTCCCAGATGGCCGCCGGGGCGATAGCCAGCGAGAAGGAGAACAAAACCCTTGAGACGCTCCTCACCCTCCCAGTGGCAAGGACGAAGATAGTTGCGGCCAAGATATTTGGCACCGCCGTGATGGGTCTGGTGGCGGCGATAGCCTACATGGTGGGCATGAGGTACTATCTGGGATCCTTCGGTCTGGGCTCGACCGGCGTAACCCTCGAGGACCTCGGGCTGAGCATTACCCCCCTCGGGGCGCTGATGTTCTCGCTCGTCGTCTTCCTGACGATAATAATCGCCCTGAGCCTTGCCATGATAGTGGCCACCTTCGCGGAGGACGTCCAGACCGCCACAAGCCTCGTCAGTGCCGTTGTGCTCCCGCTCGCCTTCCCGGCCTTCCTGCTGATGTACACCGACATCAACGACCTTCCGGTGGCCTTCAGGTACCTGCTGCTGGCGATACCCTTCACGCATCCGGTTGTTGATTACAGGCACGTGCTCCTGAGCGATTACGGTTCCATGGGGGCGAGCATCCTGTATCTGGGCCTTATCGCGGTTGCGATACTCTACGCGACGGCCCGGCTCTTCTCCACGGAGAGGGTCCTCACGGCGAACGTCCGCTGGGGGAGGAGATCCCCCTGA
- a CDS encoding ABC transporter ATP-binding protein, giving the protein MPIVEVTNLEKEYRKVKALRGISFSINEGEIFGLIGPNGAGKSTTLKILSTLLKPTGGRATIDGHDVVREADRVREVISYLPEEAGAYRNLTGYEYLEFMAKLYAKDRERASEMLELGVKLSDLGERLYDRVSTYSKGMTRKLLIARALMVRPKLAVLDEPASGLDIVNAYTIRRTIRRFSEEEGITFLISSHNMLEVEFLCDRVALIDRGRIIEVGTPSELKERYGARNLEEVFMRALGVEADEPIGGEGS; this is encoded by the coding sequence ATGCCCATCGTCGAGGTTACGAACCTTGAAAAGGAATACAGAAAGGTTAAGGCCCTCAGGGGGATAAGCTTCTCCATCAACGAGGGGGAGATCTTCGGTCTCATCGGTCCCAACGGGGCCGGGAAGAGCACGACGCTGAAGATACTGTCGACCCTACTGAAGCCCACCGGTGGAAGGGCGACGATAGACGGCCACGATGTGGTGAGGGAAGCCGACAGGGTGAGGGAGGTCATCAGTTACCTTCCCGAGGAGGCCGGGGCCTACAGGAACCTCACGGGCTACGAGTACCTCGAGTTCATGGCGAAGCTATACGCCAAGGACCGGGAAAGAGCCTCGGAGATGCTGGAGCTCGGCGTGAAGCTTTCGGACCTTGGTGAGAGGCTCTACGACAGGGTCTCTACCTACTCCAAGGGCATGACGAGGAAGCTCCTTATAGCGAGGGCCCTGATGGTGAGGCCAAAGCTGGCCGTACTCGACGAGCCTGCGAGCGGTCTGGACATAGTCAACGCCTACACCATAAGGAGGACAATAAGGCGCTTTTCGGAGGAGGAAGGGATTACCTTCCTTATTTCGAGCCACAACATGCTCGAAGTGGAGTTCCTGTGCGACAGGGTTGCGCTCATAGACCGTGGCAGGATAATCGAGGTGGGAACGCCATCCGAGCTTAAGGAGCGTTACGGTGCCAGAAACCTCGAGGAGGTCTTCATGAGGGCCCTTGGAGTTGAAGCGGACGAGCCGATCGGGGGTGAAGGATCTTGA
- a CDS encoding BlaI/MecI/CopY family transcriptional regulator, which produces MEPQEFKLTEEGIKAVLPPLEAEIMEHMWEVRVATAGEVYRHMKEKHPDLRRSTVSILMNRLCERGLLRRSIERGRGGMRYVYSITSTREEFEKKVVESILDALMTNFKEATYAYLSRIKK; this is translated from the coding sequence ATGGAACCACAGGAGTTCAAACTCACCGAAGAGGGTATAAAAGCGGTTCTTCCACCTCTCGAGGCCGAGATAATGGAGCACATGTGGGAGGTCAGGGTCGCCACGGCAGGGGAGGTCTACAGGCACATGAAGGAGAAACACCCGGACCTGAGGCGCTCCACCGTAAGCATCCTCATGAACCGCCTGTGCGAGCGTGGACTCCTGAGGAGGAGCATCGAAAGGGGCAGGGGCGGAATGAGGTACGTTTATTCGATAACCTCAACCCGGGAGGAGTTCGAGAAGAAGGTTGTTGAGAGTATCCTCGATGCGCTGATGACGAACTTCAAGGAGGCGACCTACGCCTACCTCTCAAGGATCAAGAAGTGA
- a CDS encoding M48 family metalloprotease: MAMLLVVLVLEVMLALMALKELGLEMVMASLGFIVLLNLWVSTRDVKGSYINLERKEAPWLYDGIARMARKAGIPMPRVLILDDYIPNAYSFKNTVVLSMGLFEVLEEGEILAVAAHEIGHIKNGDTRMFPMLAYGRYLTMIFTAALIILADSWIVTLGAISLYALYEVARADFLKDREFKADETALRLLDAPMSLKRALEELKYYEDLRVKVKQSALPSIEPSIERKQKKPVVNTHPSYDERILRILMELNSNMFNQKVQ, from the coding sequence ATGGCGATGCTCCTCGTTGTCCTGGTCCTCGAGGTCATGCTGGCCTTGATGGCCCTGAAGGAACTGGGTCTCGAAATGGTCATGGCATCACTGGGGTTCATAGTACTGCTGAACCTATGGGTCTCAACGAGGGACGTTAAGGGCAGCTACATAAACCTCGAAAGGAAGGAGGCCCCCTGGCTTTACGATGGAATAGCAAGAATGGCCAGAAAGGCGGGAATTCCAATGCCCAGGGTGCTCATTCTGGACGACTATATACCCAACGCCTACTCCTTCAAGAACACCGTGGTACTCTCCATGGGACTCTTCGAGGTGCTCGAGGAGGGGGAAATACTGGCGGTGGCGGCCCACGAGATAGGCCACATAAAGAACGGGGACACGAGGATGTTTCCGATGCTGGCCTACGGCAGGTACCTGACGATGATATTCACCGCTGCGCTCATCATTCTGGCCGACAGCTGGATCGTTACGCTGGGAGCCATCTCACTCTACGCCCTCTACGAGGTCGCCAGGGCGGACTTCCTCAAGGACAGGGAGTTCAAAGCCGACGAGACAGCCCTCAGGCTTCTCGATGCACCCATGAGCCTCAAGAGGGCCCTCGAAGAGCTCAAGTACTACGAAGACCTGCGCGTGAAGGTCAAACAGAGCGCACTGCCGAGCATAGAACCCTCCATAGAGAGGAAACAGAAGAAGCCGGTGGTGAACACCCATCCGAGCTACGACGAGAGGATACTCAGAATACTCATGGAGCTTAACAGCAACATGTTCAACCAGAAGGTGCAGTGA
- a CDS encoding cytidine/deoxycytidylate deaminase family protein, with protein sequence MPVEIILDGEKAERIKRLRPTKDEYFMLIAKLVSLRATCPRLRVGAVAVKDGYILATGYNGAPRGMDHCVDVGCLIVDGHCHRAVHAEQNVIAMAARKGISLEGATLYVTHFPCDTCFKIVINAGITEIVYEEMYPNEATEILLREAQEKGIVKIRQFKLSKERVRAFLEELFEGF encoded by the coding sequence ATGCCCGTTGAGATAATCCTCGATGGGGAGAAGGCGGAGAGGATAAAGCGCCTGCGCCCAACCAAGGACGAGTACTTCATGCTGATAGCCAAGCTCGTCTCCCTCAGGGCCACGTGCCCGCGCCTCCGGGTCGGTGCGGTAGCGGTAAAGGACGGCTACATCCTTGCCACGGGTTACAACGGCGCCCCGAGGGGCATGGACCACTGCGTAGACGTGGGATGCCTCATCGTCGACGGCCACTGCCACAGGGCGGTGCATGCGGAACAGAACGTCATAGCCATGGCGGCCAGAAAGGGCATAAGCCTCGAGGGGGCGACGCTTTACGTTACCCACTTCCCCTGCGACACCTGCTTCAAGATAGTCATAAACGCCGGCATAACGGAGATAGTCTACGAGGAGATGTACCCGAACGAGGCAACGGAGATACTGCTCAGGGAAGCGCAGGAGAAGGGGATAGTAAAGATAAGGCAGTTCAAACTTTCAAAGGAAAGGGTCAGGGCGTTTCTGGAAGAGCTGTTCGAAGGGTTCTAA
- a CDS encoding DUF2304 domain-containing protein, giving the protein MYAVQYMAITVVLALMLYVLGKYGRKELEWGDFLFWEAILVGLLIVSVFPVEIAMTIRRLLGLGRGLDSLFVVAIGLAYLMIFKVYLAVDRTEREITELTRKMAIELEEIRELLREKEKP; this is encoded by the coding sequence ATGTATGCGGTTCAGTACATGGCCATAACCGTTGTGCTGGCCCTTATGCTTTACGTGCTCGGGAAGTACGGAAGGAAGGAACTTGAATGGGGCGATTTTCTCTTCTGGGAGGCCATCCTCGTAGGCCTTCTGATCGTCTCGGTTTTTCCTGTGGAGATAGCCATGACCATACGGCGACTGCTCGGCCTCGGCAGGGGTCTTGACTCGCTCTTCGTCGTGGCCATAGGGCTGGCCTACCTCATGATCTTTAAGGTCTACCTCGCCGTTGACAGGACCGAGAGGGAGATAACCGAACTGACGAGGAAGATGGCCATAGAGCTGGAGGAAATAAGGGAACTCCTTAGGGAGAAGGAAAAGCCTTAG
- a CDS encoding glycosyltransferase produces MDVRLVVFDLDGTLVGAPGSFSEIKKELRSRLIESGLSGDTIGDLTPMYEGLLRISRETGRDFNELHSILVELETERLNNSFLFDGTLEVLNFLREKNVRMAIMTRSSRRAALRALEIHGIKDYFDVISTRDDVPPEELKPSPGQLRRIIEASGVEPAKVLVVGDHGYDVIPARELGALSVMVTGHSSGRMSFSVDSSPDFEVETMEDLLELLKNLLSTCVVVPAYNEEPTIGRVLDDLLLHFKPEEMVVVNDGSSDRTPDIARSRGVHVLTHLVNRGLGGALGTGIAYALRKGARLILTFDADGQHLVSDALRVMKPVAEGRADFAVGSRLKGDVSQMPPVKRLGNFVLDAITALFARRYVSDSQSGLRCLNGDCASRIRITCDRYAVSSEIIIEAAKNGCRIVEVPISAVYTDYSMKKGTNVLEGMKIALNLLLDKMR; encoded by the coding sequence ATGGACGTAAGACTTGTGGTCTTTGACCTCGACGGTACCCTCGTGGGTGCACCGGGATCCTTCTCGGAGATCAAGAAGGAACTAAGATCCCGGCTCATCGAGTCAGGCTTATCCGGGGATACGATAGGTGACCTTACACCGATGTACGAGGGCCTCCTGAGGATCTCCCGCGAAACCGGCAGGGACTTCAATGAACTGCACTCCATCCTCGTGGAGCTTGAGACGGAAAGGCTGAACAACAGCTTCCTCTTTGACGGAACTCTGGAGGTGCTGAACTTCCTGAGGGAGAAAAATGTCAGGATGGCGATAATGACGAGGAGCTCCCGGAGGGCAGCTCTCAGGGCCCTTGAAATCCATGGAATAAAGGATTACTTCGATGTTATCTCAACGAGGGACGACGTTCCACCGGAGGAGCTCAAGCCCAGCCCGGGACAGCTCAGGAGGATAATCGAGGCCTCTGGAGTTGAGCCGGCGAAGGTTCTCGTGGTTGGAGATCACGGCTACGACGTGATCCCCGCCCGTGAGCTCGGTGCGTTGAGCGTAATGGTGACGGGGCACTCCTCGGGCAGGATGAGCTTCTCGGTGGATTCCAGCCCGGATTTTGAGGTTGAAACCATGGAAGACCTCCTGGAGCTCCTTAAAAACCTCCTCAGCACCTGCGTTGTGGTTCCGGCCTACAACGAGGAACCGACCATCGGGAGGGTTCTCGATGACCTCCTCCTCCACTTCAAACCCGAGGAGATGGTGGTCGTCAACGACGGTTCCAGCGATAGAACCCCCGATATAGCCCGTTCCAGAGGCGTTCACGTTCTTACCCATCTCGTCAACAGGGGCCTCGGTGGTGCCCTTGGAACCGGCATCGCCTACGCCCTCAGGAAGGGCGCCCGGCTCATCCTCACCTTTGACGCCGACGGCCAGCACCTCGTGAGCGATGCTCTCAGGGTGATGAAGCCGGTTGCCGAGGGGAGGGCGGACTTCGCCGTTGGCTCGAGGCTTAAGGGGGACGTCAGCCAGATGCCCCCCGTTAAGCGCCTTGGGAACTTTGTTCTTGATGCCATAACTGCCCTCTTTGCACGCAGATACGTGAGCGACAGCCAGAGCGGGCTCAGGTGCCTTAACGGAGACTGCGCCTCCCGGATAAGGATAACCTGCGACCGTTACGCCGTTTCGAGCGAGATAATAATCGAGGCGGCAAAGAACGGATGCAGGATAGTTGAGGTCCCCATAAGTGCGGTTTATACGGATTACTCGATGAAGAAGGGGACGAACGTTCTTGAGGGCATGAAGATAGCCCTTAATCTACTGCTCGACAAGATGAGGTGA
- a CDS encoding glycosyltransferase 4 family protein, which produces MITVAPLIGLTLGLLLTPYVAGRMRRAGITGRDIHKKDLPQVPEMGGVAILIALPLALAPFLGKSGPEVLTVFLLFGIVGILDDLTGLRQSHKVLLSLMVSLPVAFFDVSPSLDFFGHTLKLGLLYPLFAVLFVTGSANLVNMLAGFNGLEIGTSAIILGILGALTEGEARIMALTGMGVALGFLWWNRYPARVFPGDTGTLGMGALIGLVGITGKVEVYTAVLLLPHFLDFLVKAWGVRFGVRRYGRTVLLPDGRLQAPPYPSFLGFIMRRIRVTEPQLVAVVWTIELSLGLLLLALHLLT; this is translated from the coding sequence ATGATAACGGTTGCACCGCTTATAGGTTTAACCCTCGGTCTCCTGCTCACCCCCTACGTGGCCGGAAGGATGAGGAGGGCTGGAATCACGGGAAGGGACATCCATAAGAAGGATCTCCCCCAAGTACCCGAAATGGGGGGAGTGGCGATTCTCATAGCCCTCCCGCTGGCTCTCGCACCCTTCCTCGGGAAGTCCGGCCCGGAGGTTCTCACGGTTTTTCTGCTCTTCGGGATCGTTGGGATACTCGATGACCTCACCGGTCTGAGACAGTCCCACAAGGTCCTCCTCTCCCTGATGGTGTCCCTTCCGGTGGCCTTCTTTGACGTCTCCCCCTCGCTGGACTTCTTTGGCCACACCTTAAAGCTGGGCCTCCTTTATCCCCTCTTCGCAGTGCTCTTCGTCACCGGTTCCGCCAACCTCGTCAACATGCTCGCCGGCTTCAACGGGCTTGAGATCGGAACGTCGGCGATAATCCTCGGTATCCTTGGGGCCTTAACGGAGGGGGAGGCCAGAATCATGGCCCTGACGGGAATGGGGGTGGCCCTCGGCTTCCTCTGGTGGAACCGCTATCCGGCGAGGGTCTTTCCGGGCGATACCGGAACCCTCGGGATGGGTGCTCTCATAGGACTGGTGGGGATAACCGGAAAGGTCGAGGTCTACACGGCCGTCCTCCTCCTGCCGCATTTCCTCGACTTCCTCGTAAAGGCATGGGGCGTTCGATTTGGCGTCAGAAGGTACGGGAGGACGGTCCTTCTCCCCGATGGAAGGCTTCAGGCCCCGCCCTACCCGAGCTTTCTGGGCTTTATAATGAGAAGAATCAGGGTCACGGAACCTCAGCTGGTGGCCGTTGTCTGGACGATAGAACTCAGCCTTGGCCTCCTCCTTCTGGCCCTTCATCTATTAACTTGA
- the cas6 gene encoding CRISPR-associated endoribonuclease Cas6 — translation MRVQLKFRPLEEGTVLPFNYNYDVYTQILEKMAIVSPELAHQVEVSNVDYFTFSRVMVRERQLIPDRGIKVLSDEVSLYVSSSSAELMKAIVEGFIQAPALRLGDSSFMAEDVKILKEPPIKDGALFSTLSPVVVRTVKLVRDRMKVWDLYPDDDAFFDKLRKVMLRRYSAINGSMPEDRDFSIDVIKFKPVRIMIREGYYRGSLMIFRYHGSREIARFGYENGFGEKTRYGFGMVKLIDEGPEGGGQG, via the coding sequence ATGAGGGTTCAGTTAAAATTCAGGCCTCTGGAAGAGGGCACGGTTCTCCCTTTCAATTACAACTACGACGTTTACACACAGATACTCGAGAAGATGGCGATCGTCTCCCCCGAGCTCGCCCATCAGGTCGAGGTGAGTAACGTTGATTACTTCACCTTCTCAAGGGTCATGGTCCGGGAGCGCCAGCTGATTCCCGACAGGGGAATAAAGGTCCTCTCCGACGAGGTTTCCCTCTACGTTTCCTCCTCATCGGCCGAGCTGATGAAGGCGATTGTTGAGGGCTTCATACAGGCTCCAGCTCTACGGCTGGGCGATAGTTCCTTCATGGCCGAGGACGTTAAGATCCTCAAGGAACCTCCCATAAAGGATGGGGCGCTCTTCTCAACGCTCAGTCCGGTGGTGGTGAGGACGGTTAAGCTCGTCAGGGATCGGATGAAGGTCTGGGACCTCTACCCGGACGACGATGCCTTCTTCGACAAGCTCCGCAAGGTGATGCTGAGGAGGTATTCTGCCATAAACGGCTCCATGCCCGAGGACAGGGACTTCTCAATCGACGTTATCAAGTTCAAGCCCGTCAGGATCATGATCAGGGAGGGCTACTACCGCGGTTCCCTCATGATATTCCGTTATCACGGCTCCCGGGAGATAGCCCGTTTTGGGTACGAGAACGGTTTTGGGGAGAAAACACGCTACGGTTTTGGAATGGTCAAGTTAATAGATGAAGGGCCAGAAGGAGGAGGCCAAGGCTGA